The Diachasmimorpha longicaudata isolate KC_UGA_2023 chromosome 18, iyDiaLong2, whole genome shotgun sequence DNA segment cctctggagaagggaaaaaatgcCCCAAATGATTCCAAAAATTGccaaaaaatcgtgaaaactTATTGGCTGATATGAGCTGTACTTACTGTCGTAATAATAGCAAACACGTTTCCTACTGTGGGGCTGTGTTGACATTATCCTCGTCGATCACCCGATCAGTGGCACAAAATGCAAAATATCGGTGATCCAAAGGTGCTGGATGATGAACGGCGTATCTTCCGTAgatatatgaatatttaatCCGATATTTCACACACTAAATGACATGGACAAGAGTCACGAACTCCGCTAGCAGAACGACGGCTACCAAAGACTGAACCACGAATCCTAGATTCTGGAGGGAGAGCGTCACCTTAAGGAGCTgagctctgcgcatgcgcggaAACCACAGTGTTGGCGATACTGGGGAGACACTCGGGCCAACATTTCTAATTCATTATTCAACTtagaacaattttcatttgggAATGTTGAGCAGCGGGAGGAGGGGCCTGTAGTGATATTCTAAGGATTATCACGATTAAATGTGGAGAAAGGCCGACATTTTGTTTTCATGGCGTCATTAGAAATTGTGGATAACCGACAAATGATTGTTTTTCGCAAAATGAACTAATTCTATTGTTTGTAATAGGTTTGTTCCCGTTTGTAGTGACCTTAGAAAGTTTTGTTAGtttcccatttatttttaaataaatagttaaaAATACACCACCATGTTTATTGCTTTTTTTCCCAACaaaatggaatttaattataataaatgcGTCTCATTGCGCAATCAGAGTTGTATGGGATGATCAGAAGATGTTGAAGGCCTCAGGACGTTGATAACACTCTATTGGAGGTTATCAGGAGGTGCTGGTGAGGCGAAGGTGTCCATTTCTCTTGTGGGTTAATTTTGTTCTCCAAGATGACAACCAAGGTGAGTCGGTTATTTATCTGCCTTTGTATTTGATTTATATCCAGGGTAATATACTCGATTAAGGACCTTTTCCTGGAGGGATTACGTGACAAAATTGATCCGCCTTATTACActctattttattcaatttttcgattttgctGACACCCAATTCATGACATGCTCTCAAAAGCCGGATTTCATGGCACAATTTCATGTTGATCTCCATCGAAATGAAAGAATTAGTTTTTCTGTACTTAGACAAATCAATTTGATCACCTGACACCTCTGGAACactctccataatttttaacaatcCTGAGCTAGGTTCTGTCCAGGGTGAATAAGCGAAAACGCCATTTAGGATGAGTTAGGATGAATTCTCTGAAGTTGTGGTGTATTTTAGATGGAATTCGCAGTCGACATGACGTGCCAGAACTGCGTGAAGAAGGTAGAGGAGTCTCTGGGGAAGCTGAAGGGCATTCAGGGTGTGGATGTCTCCTTGGAGAGGGGAACCGTTGTCGTCCAGACTCATCTGCCTTATTCTGAGGTTCAGGAAACGATTGAGAAGTCTGGAAAAAGGGCTGTTCTCAAAGGATATGGAGGTGATTCTTGATTTTGATGGTTGGGGACCTCCCCTCAACGTTCTAGAAGTTCTCTAGAGACTTTTTAATttgccacaattttttttctcgaactATAAATCAGTAGCGAAGGTGTACAACGAGATAAGTCAGTTTCGCTGAATTTCGCGATTATACATCATCATTCAATGCTGTTTCAGACGGAAGTGTGAGTGCTGTGTCTATGGTGGGAGGTACATCAGGGTTTGGCATCAATAAAGCAATTCAAGGTGTCGTGAGATTCGTCCAAACACCGAATGTCTGCATCATCGATGGAACTGTGGATGGGCTGAGCCCTGGAGCCCATGGAATCCATGTTCATGAGTGTGGAGACATCTCTGCTGGTTGTGATACCGTCGGGGAACATTTTAATCCATATAATGCAGCTCATGGAGGCCCTGATGATGACATTACACGAAGGGTACGTTCTATTGAagattcagaattttttttccataatttggagtgaaaaaatttgattctgaagttcattgaaaaatcaaaa contains these protein-coding regions:
- the LOC135170727 gene encoding copper chaperone for superoxide dismutase, giving the protein MTTKMEFAVDMTCQNCVKKVEESLGKLKGIQGVDVSLERGTVVVQTHLPYSEVQETIEKSGKRAVLKGYGDGSVSAVSMVGGTSGFGINKAIQGVVRFVQTPNVCIIDGTVDGLSPGAHGIHVHECGDISAGCDTVGEHFNPYNAAHGGPDDDITRRHVGDLGNIVADNSGRARFRLQDKVLSVDDIIGRSLVITQDFDDLGKGDSSKSKVDGNSGRRLACGIIARSSGVFENTKKICACDGKTLWDERDDALQKVHGNKL